In Hyperolius riggenbachi isolate aHypRig1 chromosome 1, aHypRig1.pri, whole genome shotgun sequence, the genomic window aaaaaccatcatttaaaactgcattttgtgttcaattatgttatctttgactaatagttaacggtttttgatgagcagaaacatttaagtgtgacaaacatgcaaaagaataagaaatcaggaagggggcaaatagtttttcacaccactgtaaattcATTGTAATCCTAATCCCCACCTAATCCACTGAATATGACATATAAATTAGACTGCTCTGGCTCAGCTTCTCCGGTCAGTCTACCATGATTGCATCTGTAAAACATAATAAACCATTCCATGTGAGGAAATCATTGCATTATTATTTCTTTTTCTCTTCAGGCAGCTACATCACAACAATTGGTGTTGACTTTAAAATCAGGACAGTGGAAATCAATGGGGAGAAAGTGAAACTACAGATTTGGGATACGGCGGGGCAAGAGCGATTTAGAACCATAACGTCAACGTAAGTTTCTGTTCACTGTTAGCTATGCATTTACAGGAAGTAATATGTCCGGGTATTGTGTGGCTTTGGACAACTGCACTGTCATACCTAGAAAGACACCACTGTTTTACACAGGAAGCGATCttaaaaagaaatggaaaaaaataccagTTTGTCTAGTCTGTTACTTTTAACTAGTGCAATTTGCCTTTAAAGGGACCTGagcaccaaataaaaaaatatataaaatgtatgtGTAAATAGTGTGGATTGTTTGAGGGGGAGACATTATTTACACTTGGTCTATATGCGCTCCACCATCTTTTTCCGCCAGACCCacagctgcagcagtttcaagaaCCTGCAGAGTTGCTTGTTCCCAGCCAATGCACGCTGGGAGATGAACTCACATTGAAGGTCTACATCTCCCGGCACGAATTGCAGTGGCCCTGAacacgaaaaatcatttgagcgatcagaaattctgattggatctgGGACTCCACTAGATTTAAGTTTGGCTTACGGGGGATTGTCCCATCGCTAGAAAGGATTAGAGATATTCCCAATTGTCCTGCGGATGCCCTTGATTTTATCTCGCATCTTTCAGAAGATTCTGACATATTTTACCTCAAAGATTTATGCGACCCCTCTACAGGTTCCTTCCTCTCAATTTCAGTATTCCAGTCCCAATTCAAACTTCCACCCTCTTCATTCCTTCCATATTTACAACTCCGTTCCTGCATTGCCTACAGGGCTCCTGGTAATAACTTACCCTCCCTTACCAAATTTGAGAAAATTACCCTAGAAACTCAGAGGCCATCCCAATCTATTTCTAAATTGTATGGTATCCTTTCACTGATGGGATCTCATCAACCCGCAAGACATAATTATATGGATTACTGGGAAGAGGAATTTGATAAAACTTTAGACTATACTGATTGGGAAAATCTCTGAGATAATGCCAGAAAATCCTACATATGCACAACTGTAAAGGAGAATATATATAAATGTTTAAATGGTACTATACCCCCTGTTCTTCTACATAGACTATCCCAACTACCTCAGATCAGTGTTGGCGGGGATGTGGAAACAGAGGGACTCTGGCCCACATATTTTGGTCCTGACCCCCAGAATTTAGCCATTCTGGCAGTCTATAGCTGATTTGATCTCTAAAGTTATTAGAAAAAAGGTCCAGATGAATCCATGGGTTTATGTCTTGGGTAAGTCTCCACCAGGGCTCCGTTCTCACACccggaaaatgttaattcatatttTAACTGCCGCACGAATGCAGATTTTGGCCAACTGGAAAAATAATCATCCCCCTACTTTAGAGGAGGTCATTCTCCGCATATGCAGGATTCAGATAATGGAATACCTGTCATCTTTGGTCAATGAATCCGCAGGACAATTTAGTAAAACTTGGGACTACTGGGATATTAATTTTGACTTAGCCTCTGACTCCTAATTCTCccacctttctttttcttttctgtatTCTTACCTTtgctccttaaagtgtacccgaggtaacatgtaacatgtaacatgatgagataaacatgtgtatgtaaagtactaaacatattaataaccagggagttttacttgttttattttgctgcctgaaatagttaatttttaaggctggaaatgacagcttctgtcttgtcaggagcttgtcaggaatatagtaaacatcactgataagcaaattacagccataaaagtttttttgtaacaaaatacattttctacatatttctgagagcagatggaGAGAGGGTCAATATAGttaatgtattttcatttagggacacttaatagactgcaactgatcagagacaacaaaacattcaatcgactttctaaatgtttaaccacttcacagctccagtacagtatatctactcccctgcagacttcatctaaccgcccaggggagtaaatatacgtattcccgctgctaccactgctgtaagcgctcccgcttatttgtgcactcgttcatgttgccatctgcccaccaggagatcaatgaatgggaaagcaattcctaatcattgatctaagtccccgtagcaattatcggcgccttttataaggaagctgcacgatcattctaataaataaaagtttcccatcttcagtacacttcctgtaagcatacatattttgcttacaggacgtataaaaaaaaagactgaggccatcttgtggccaaatgataaaactacaactaaaagtattttttttaaatgcaaagacctgtttttacattttaaattaaccccttacctcccacactccccaatagttaccaacattttttttttttgtaaaaaaatacaatgaaataaatttacaactataaaaaatgcataaatagttttcttagggactgaacttttttaatatgtatgtcaagatggtataatactgttactttataaattatgggctttttattaatgatgaatgcaaaactgaaaaaaaatgcatctttatttcctaataaaatattggcgccaaacattgtgatagggacatcatttaaatggtgttataaccggtacaaatgggcacataaattacgtggattttaattatggtatcatgcattatttaaaaattataatggccgaaaactgaaaaataaggattttttccaatttttttcttatttttccattaaaaaacatttagaataaaataattcttggcataatttaccacccaaagtaagcctaattagtgataaaaaaaaaaacacatttaacacatttcattctgagaagtagagataaagttattggcaaatgaatggaaggagctgaaaggtgaaaattgcttggatgctgaaggggtaaaaccccctcagttgtgaagtggttaaatataaaataaaatcctgggatgtcttaaaaagtcatttttaggagtaggaggataaatataattgtttatctcatcagtttattttcacctcgggttcactttaattttaacTCCTCTTGCTGAAACGGGTGCTAGGACACGACATAGCATTATATCAACCAGGTGAAGGCTTATTGTTCATATTTCTACTTTAACCATTATATACTTTCTTTTATGACTATACACtagttaacctcttgacgaccagctaacgccgattgacgtaaactggtcgtctgcgggttagcatggagcggcctttccatgtcagttcacggagggtgtctccgtgaacagccggagagccaccgatcgcggctcgccagcaaaatgtaaacaggcggggaagaaatccccgctgtttacatcatacggcgctgctgcgccgtaaggcagattggcgatccccagcctctgattggccggggattgccggcatatgataggctgaagcctatccttcaatgcgcaggacggaaatccgtcctgcgcagctcacagggggagggagagggcggaaatcgctgcggaggggggctttgaagaggcccccccccccgctaagcaactgcagccggcggcgatcagaccccccccagcaggacatccccctagtggggaaaaaaggggggtagtctgatcgccctgctgcactcctgatcggtgctgcgggctgtagagcccacgcagcaccgatcagtgcagaaagccctggtcggcaagtggttaaggggggaaaaaagaggtTCATTCTTTTTTCTTATATTTCACGGTTTATTATGTCACTTATGGCATGTTTACTAATTTGTTTAGATTTTCCTTTATGATATATTCTCTGATATCCTGTAATTCTTGAGTGTATATTGAATCTCTCAATAAAAATtgcgttgcaaaaaaaaaaatgaaattctgattggaagtgaaatcgttacctataccatcaacgaaccaatctttgcttcctatctatcacaaccaataagaaaatccaaattttggttagatgaaaattcaatcggacgattgtttttataattgttcgtaatcgattgtgcccatcaacagagattatttacaaccaatccgatcagaatttctgattgcttgaacgactttttgctagaaattggactgttagtggccacctttacatagtGCACTTCCAAACTACTTGGACATGGTCCGATAGTTTCACATCTTGAGTACTGCAACTTTGTAACCTACCAGCTAGGCGATCGGCCCCACTCCAATCCATCATTAACTCTGTGGCTCAACTCATCCACTTATATTGCTTCTCTAATGCTAGCCTGCTGTACCAGTTCCACCGTGGGATTTTAACTCACTTACAAAGCACTCTGTATGCCGGCATTTTTTTTGGTGCAGAAAACCAGAGTGGGGGTGACAGCGGTTCTAATAGGAAAACCGATCCATTTTTACAGGATCAGTTTTTTAAAGAATAGGAAGTGAGGGAAAGACTCTACAGTGGAGGACACAGGCTGCAGAAAAACACAAGTTTTCCAAAGTATACTGAGTTGGGGAAAGAAAGGTCTTTAGGGCATGATACCACTAGGGGTGATTCACATAGTTTCCTAGTGTGCATGGCTCTAGGGATTTAGATGATTTCTTGCATCACAGCAAGTGCAGCTCAGAGACACAAGCCAGttctagtggaaacaagccctgaaaTAATGAATTGAAATGGACAGGGTGCCATTGCTGGCCTATTGTAAAGGCCAACTAAAACTAATTTACTCCAGTTTTTTCTACGTGTCCCTCATCCGCTTAGGATAAAAATGTTATTAAGCCTAGTGTTCTCCCCGGTCTCCAGCCGGGTTATCCATCTAACTAATTTTGGCAAGCaacctgtcatcagctcacctcctcatcctcctcctatgttgTAAGCAAAGCTGTGCTGGCCCTCCATTTACCTGTAACcctacccagctactttttcatgccacctggctggggaAAAAAGGTCTGGGGAGAACAGAGACCTATAAAATGTTCtttcggaaaaaaaaaacataagataTAGATGCAATAATTTTATCTGTGAGAAGCACAGGAAGACCGGAACAACTGTGATATGTGCGAACGACTCACAATCATTGATTTTGGGTATTTGGAAGAATTGTAGTGTTTGCATTATTTACATTTGCATGACAGTTCTGGTCTGTTGTGACTGTACCAGGGATGGTTTGGTATTTGGGGGCAAAGGGGTATGCAGTGGTAGCTCCACCCCTGATATGGAATGGAGTGTTTTTTCCTGGATGCTCCTTCGGCGATTCTGAAGGGCGGTGCTTACTTGCGCATGGTCAGGTTGGAAGAAGGCAAGTCAGATTTGTTAGAGGGGGCGTCACACGTCATCGTATCCCTTCCGCCCTCCTCTGGAGATGTAAAgaccgttttttttttcccatatctTCAAAAACTCAGGGACTTGTAGGCATTCTGCAGCGAAAATTGGTCAGTGCCACCTCTCTGCCTCTAGGTGGTATAAATGTTTACTCCTGTACACACCCACCAATTATGGCATTAAGGAAAGGATTATATTGGGCTGACAGCAGTGCTGGCACTTTGGCTCAGTCGAAGTCTGTGTgtgtctttttgtttgtttgtacttgtactttatgtacacctgaaaaaaagatcctccctattagatacatttgaATGGGCAACACAGAGCCATCTCCTGCTTCCCACCTCTGAAGCCCAGGTAGGAGGTAGGCAGGGTCAGCTTTGCTCAAAGGGAATGACAAGTTGGTGCTCCTCACAGCTCCTTTCTGACTACCTTCAGGGGGTGTTGATTGGatagggggaggagtttggatGATGCTCAGAGACTTGAATGTATATATGATTGATGTGCAATGGACAAAACTGTATGTAATGTGCATGATATGGACCATACAATATGCATAAAAATTAGACTGAACTAATGTTAAACTAAACTGACTCTACTATGCAAGTTATGCTACAGAAATGGTTGCCTCACATCCTCCTTTGTCTTCTTGCAGATATTACAGAGGCACACATGGTGTTATTGTTGTTTATGATGTTACCAGCGCAGAGTCCTTTGTCAATGTAAAAAGATGGTTACATGAAATAAACCAGAACTGTGATGACGTATGTAGGATATTAGGTAAGCTCTTTTTGAATACGTAATATTGGGAAGTTTAAGATCTGCTAGACTGTTTctaaaatatgtatattttaccCTTTAATTAGTGGGAAACAAAAATGATGATCCTGAACGGAAAGTCGTGGAAACTGAAGACGCCCATAAATTTGCTGCACAGATGGACATACAATTGTTTGAGACTAGCGCCAAAGAAAATCTTAATGTTGAGGAGGTGTGTATTGGCTCTGCACTGATCGCTCACGCATGGGTTTTATACATTTGCCATTTCTCTGTGAAAGGGATGCTGTAGGCAGCAGAGGCAAAGATGGCTATGGTTGGGATTACGCAAATTCAGGATTGTTTTTTCTAGTAGGTCTAGTGTCAAAATAATCTTAATACTGTGTTTTTTTTCGGCACTATaaaacacacctaggtttagaggaaaaaAGCCAGGAGaacaaatatatactaaacctgttgcgtccatggtccagcagcgtcttgtagatgttctccccaattattttttgccccttgtacctcatgtgtcgtcctgtgtcctcctctgcccccgtgTATTGCTGTATACGTATTATAACTGTATACGTGTTATATTCTGTACTTCCTCACTAGGATACGACTTACACTCGTAGTAGGACAATTAAGAATAATACTCGATTCACCTATGAGAATGCTTATTTCCTGTGAGAGTTTTGCCCCTTTATACAGTATTTTTATAAAATAGAATTCAGGACCCTCCCAAACAGaagttcttaaaggacaactgaagtgagaagaatatggaggcttccatatttccttttaagcaatatatatagttgcctggcagctctgctgatccatttgattgtagtagtgtctgaatcacaccagaaacaagcatgtggctaatcttgccagatctgacaataacgtctgaaacacttgatctgctgcatgcttgtctatggctaaaagtattagagtatcagcaggatagccaggcaactggcattgcttaaaaggagataaacatggcagcctccatatccctctcacttcagttgtcctttaaagagactctgaagtctccaaaaaatgaggtttttactttaaaaacctctttaaaggaatcatcaggcgatTATaagtaaaataagtgctacttacctggggcttcgtccagccccaagctcccaacatgtccctcgctgcagctccgtggtgagccgttcgcctgtgaagcttcccggtccccggcaatgacgtcagtactgcgcctgatgactcctttaacataattgcccctcctaaaacacTGCATGCCGTggctgaaaactccataaatcaccccaaacaccCTGGGGCACATCGCGGGGCTCCTtctgcatagaggcagagctttgggctgcagttctgcctctacacgtgtccatctgcgctgatcgccgcctctccccacccctctgtcttctttcactgagaggtgcgggggagaggcggcgatcagtgctgattgacgtgcatggaggcagagctacagcccaaagctctgcctccctgggcagcaaaatccacgaccaagaaagtccgtGGATTTTGCCCTGGGGTGTTAGGGGTGATTGAGTTTTCAGCtgcagggatgcggcgttttaggagGGGTGATTATgttagaggtttttaaagtaaaaacctcattttttggaGACTTAAGAGTCTCgaggcttaagctggccactaacggtccaatttctagcgaaaaatcgttcaagcgatctgaaattctgatcggattggttgtaaataatctccattggtggacttaaagagactctgtaacaacaaaaacctcccctgggaggtactcacctcgggtgggggaagcctccggatcctaatgaggcttcccacgccgtcctctgtcccacgggggtctcgctgcagccctccgaacagccggcgacagagccgactgtagcttcaatatttacctttgctggctccagtgggggcgctgtggcgactttcggcacggaaatagagggaaatacccgatctccgtcgggtccgctctactgcgcaggcgccggaaacttgcgcctgcgcagtagagcagacccgacggcgatcgggtatttccgcctacttcggcgccgacagccatcagagcgcctgcgcaggagccaggaaggtaaatattgcgtcacggctgtacggagggctacagcgagacccccgagggacgcaggacggcgtgggaagcctcattaggatcctgaggcttctcccacccgaggtgagtaccccccaggggccgttttgtcgttacagttcctctttaatcgattatgaacgagtgaaaaaaaatgtcaaaatttggattttcttggtggtcgtgatagataggaagcaataattgattagttgatggtgtagtgaacgatttttcgtccgatcagaatttctgatcgctcgaacgatttttcgcgtcACGGCTTTTTCGCgtcattggaccgttagtggccagcttaactgtGATGacccctcctatcaccctcccattccctcttcTGAAGGTAGTGATTGGGCCAGAGGGAGCATCACagcaagtctgcctcttcctgtcaaAATATGACTTTAGACAAAGTCAAATTTTCAAGGGACTTATTGCTTGGACCAGATGGAATGAGGAGAGGAATAGACAATAGCGAAGAGTCAGGTTCTCTGTTAGGATTTTATACCTCTGTGTTTGGTAATATTTCACTGCCTTAATGACAGAGCATAGCATATACTTACTGTCAGTGTGCTTTAGTTAAGAACAGTGATTTCAATGTTTTGCGCTTGAAAAGGTTACAATGTACTGTGTTTTATCTTTTCAGATGTTTAATTGCATTACTGAGCTAGTCCTCCGAGCAAAGAAAGAAAACTTAGCAAAGCAACAACAGCAGCAACAGAACGACGTGGTGAAATTAACCAAAAACAGTAAACGAAAAAAGAGGTGCTGCTAGGTGCAGGCACAGCACAGAGAGGCTGCTCTCAGTCCGAACATTCGTTCCTGGAATGAAGAGTAACTGTGCCATGGGCAGTGCCCAGCTTTCAGGGGTTggggcattttttcagttttgtgctgTTAATTTAAgaaattctcaaggttttctattGAGAGGCGCTGGCACCTTTTTAAATGCTGTGCCAACAAGGTGTTGTGGATCCTTGTCATCCCTTTGTCACCCCTCCTCTTCTGGAGCGTCTGCTAGGAAAGGACAGTTGCAGTGCCTACCCCTTGGACTGATTAACAAGagtctgtacatactgtatattacgtTAACCAGCCTTGTCTCCCTCTTATTGCTTTGGCTTTTCGCCTTATGGTCGCCAAACTGTCATGATGAGCAATTATGAACTGATCAAATTTTTAAAGATTTAGGACAGTTGGCATCTTTAACCTTGGCTTGCATCTGGTTTATGTCCTGCCTACCTAGGGTAAGAGTCACTAGGCCTCGCTGTTAATTTGCTTTCCTGCTGTTAAGTTTTTGTCAATATTTAATACCATGCTAAAGAACCAAGCATCTATTACACAGACCAGTGCAGGACTTATGACCACAAAGTCATTTTGTTTTTAATGAAAGGCTGGATGGATTCTGAACTGTTAGCAGTCATTTGTTACaatctctctaaaaaaaaaaatattatgtgaACTTAACAAAAATTATGTGGAAAAAACACTCTGCCAAATTTTTGTACCATCTTGTTCATAAATAGgaacaaattaataaaaaaaatgtgaactCTGGGTCCTAGATTTATCAGGATAAAGGTAGCTTTTTTTCTTTGTGAAATGAAAAAAGTTTATTGTCATCACAAGCAGCAAACATTCCAGTAGGTTTTGTTGGTTAGCTACACATTCCTCCTGAAAAACAGCcatggaagtttttttttctgcccttGCAAAGGTTACTACATCATGTCAGACGTGGCGGGAAGCGTCCTCATGGTAGGTGTGGCTTAAGGGGTACTGTACTTGCGCCTGTGCTCTGAgcaagcctatcacagagagttgGGATGAAGAAAGGCGGAGTGGAGTGCCAACTACAAAATTCACAGTGCCAGCCAAAGTATGGCGCATTCCAGAGTTACCACAGTGCTTCCCTTCTGCTGCACTAAGTGAAAAAGTGGGAGAACAGTTATAGTATATGTCAAGTCTAGGTCTTCTGGATCTTTACTTTGGAATTGACAGGTTAGGTCCACTTTAGGGACAAGGAACCCAAAACAACAGAGTTGCCTTTTCAAACGAGGTATACAGTATGTAAGATTTGCAGGTGTATTGATGGGACTCGACAGACCTATCTTTAGGAGGTTGCACACCAAAAGTAATTTTTCACTTGCAATTattaaaaatgtaatataaaaatacaattttGTTTTGCAACTTTaagtgcaaaacagaaattttaaAAAGATCCGTTTTGCTGTAGGGAGGATCAGCATACACCAGCAGAGGGCGTCCATATACAGCCACTTTCCCATGCCAATGGGCCAGAGGGGAGTTGTAAATGGCTCTCTTTCCATTTAAACTAGACTTGAaaattgtgcaattttttttccattttttttttttaaaccttttacctAGTATTGCTTCTTTCTCCTCCTCTGTAGATATAAAGTATATTTTTCATAGCTTAATTTTCTCTTGTGAGTGTGGCAAGGGACTACAGCGAATTCCACAATTTTCCTGATTATTTgctgatcttaaagagactctgtcatgaaaatcatctttttatttaaaaaatgtgtttaacatgctagccctacctaaaacgctgcatccctgcaaTTGTAATCTAACCAAATCCCCCAATCTGGGCAGCggttctgtgagaggcagagctatgagccgcagttcTGCTTCTCAGCACGTCTATCAGCCTGGATCGCAGCCTCTCCCCAgctcctctgtcttccttcactgagaggggcggggagaggcggagtttagttagattacagccgcggggatgcagcgttttaggtagggctagcatgttaaacacattttttatgacacttcagtgtctctttaaagcctggaTTAGTTACAAATTGCACCTTTCCCagaatgttcccccccccccccccccccccccccgttctgcTCACTTGTAGTGTTAGATCAAAAAGGTGAGTTGcatgtggtccggtattagtcctggagagaatccaaagacataacaacaaaagttggttctgatccagctctgaaacatgcctgaaaaagaaacttacagtttcgaaagcttgcaaaggaatcttgtacagttagtcattaaccacttaatgaccacagtggtaaacccctctaaagaccaggccaattttagctaaaatgaccactgcagctttaaggccaagctgcagggccgcacaacacagcacacaagtgattccccccacgaacagagctctctgttgatggggtctgatcgccccccagttgtttatttttttgtaaataaacatTTATGCTactattttatataaaaaaaacccctttcctctgcctcccccagccagcctatcactgccgattgctcttgtgtgccccagggggacagccgtgtcacacggctgtccccagtacagcgctactgctgatcgcagcgctgtactatgtaaatagatggcgatcacgccgtctaacagtcggaGACTGAAGAGAGGGCGGAGCTAcgaccccaagcaggagatgcacgcgcaacctgcgtgcgatctcctgcaaatcagagccccaggacttgactccaattggcgttaggcagtcctggggccgcCGCCGCCacatccacgcccattggcgtagggtggtctttaggtagttaaaggtatcgcctaaacaacttttgttgttatgtcttcggatcaaAAAGGTAGTTATCCTATAAGTAGACTAACCCAATGCAGAGTTGACATGGACAGGAAACACAGAAAAAGACAGATCAAGATTACAAGAATTTAATCTTGGTAGAATCTCAGAATGCATGCCTGCTGGCTAGGTGGAGTCCATAGATCAacagatattttattatttttaaatactTGCGTTTTGAATGTCCTGCAGTGTGACAGTTACAAGTGAAGACTATTTTGAGTGCCATAAGGGTTCCAAAAGTGTgtctgcgtgcgtgcgtgtgtgtatatgtgcctcCAGCCAAATTGTTTTTCTTAGTTTTTGATAGAAGTGGTTACAGCATTTAGCTGAATTTTACTGCGTCCTGTCCCAGTGGATGGGGTTTTTATGAGAAGTATTGGGAAACTGTCCCAGGCAGAGTGCCTATTACCAGAAACAGAGCCTTGCTTGACTTTGTAAGATTATATGATGTAtgggcccagggctgtggagtcagtcggaaGCAACTGGGTACCTGCAAAAATGCATTGACTCTAACTGCTGACATATTTAAATTttgtaatgaaaaaataaaatgttaaaaggTCCTATTTCACTGAAAAGAGACATAATAAAGtacatctctgctgtaagaaaAGTCCAGTGCATAGTTAATTAGTGTGATGTCCATCTGAGCTATTATGCAATCAAacattaatgcattttttttctggattATATAGTATTACATTTCAAAAAGTGTTATTTTATTTGAGCCACAAGCAAGTCAGTTTGCATGTAAACACCTGCAACCATTGTCAGCTCTAGTACCAGTTCCAGATGAGTTTAAAACTTAATTGGCTCATAaaaataatcctatataataaaacactaactgtccctgcgtcaaccTCATGTCCCTGTGTCCATAGCTTTTGGCTACTCCACATGTgtagctgttgggacaggaggtGGATGGGGTCAGGGAGGCGGGCGTGCGCGCTCGAGGTGGACAGGTTGCGTGCGCATGCACACTGACATGCGGTTGTGTGAAGAGACCTAGAGTctatttttaaacaggcttaggtcaactagtttaATATATTATTGCATTTACACTTAGTAGTGTATATAACTTTATACTACTTTATAGTATAAGACAGTATTACTATTTCTACATATGCCTTCCCTACAGATCTGCTGTAAATACATAAGCCAATTATGGGTGGATTTAGCCCTATGTTTGGGATTATTGTCACTTTTGGGAAGTCCAATTGCATCCAGTGCGCAGCATCCATGTTGATGTGAGCAAAATGTCTTCCAGTAATCTCTGATAAAATGCTGCATTCATTTTGCTGTCAGC contains:
- the RAB35 gene encoding ras-related protein Rab-35; amino-acid sequence: MARDYDHLFKLLIIGDSGVGKSSLLLRFADNTFSGSYITTIGVDFKIRTVEINGEKVKLQIWDTAGQERFRTITSTYYRGTHGVIVVYDVTSAESFVNVKRWLHEINQNCDDVCRILVGNKNDDPERKVVETEDAHKFAAQMDIQLFETSAKENLNVEEMFNCITELVLRAKKENLAKQQQQQQNDVVKLTKNSKRKKRCC